DNA sequence from the Glycine soja cultivar W05 chromosome 18, ASM419377v2, whole genome shotgun sequence genome:
TTTGGCTAGTTCAGCCTCCTCTTGAATGATGGATACTTGAACCATTGTGTACCTAAATTGCAAATTTCACCAATTTGGGTGTTTTATTCCATCCTTCATGATCTTTCTTTATACTTAGTTGCTTTATATTGCTTCACATGTTTTGAACTGGCAATTTGCATTTTGAAGCTTAGGTTAGTATAACTGTGGGATATGATAGCATAGTTTTTACTTAAGAACCCCACCACAATTTCCCCGTGTTCCGTGTCTAAATGAAACTGCTTGGTTTGTGTCatgttcataatttatttatttttggtttcctATACCAATTTGCCTATGAATTGATTTGGACCTGTTACGTTTTATattatgcattttattttatttaaaagtgcATTATGAAATGCAATTGGGTGAAAGTTAAAAGTGACATCATATATTACTTTTTGACTTTTATTGGCCAATGTGTTCAAGCATGTTTGTGTCTGGGTCTCTGATTAATAGACGTGGAAGCTACAACTTGTAGATAACGCATATGTAGTGATCATATCTAACACGCTACATTAACTGCTTTATCGGGGTTATTCTGAACAACCAGTAATTTTTTATCCTTGTTTTTTCTTTGGATGAACCAACAGTCAACATAGGATACAAATCATATTTGTGTGCACCACGGATTTATTATAGAAATCAGAGTATAATATTGGTCCACCAATACAGTTTTTGGTCAACTTTTATAGATGCTCTCCCATGTAATTTTGTCAAAACTTGAGATGCATGAGTTGATTTAACTTGTGAGAAAAGTGTAATTCATTTTActgtcttatttttttcttcttctaagtgTTTCTAAAATACActttttttcaacatttttagTGAAATTTATTGTGTCCCAATTTTCAACTTGAAAGGAAGGCTCAATATGGCCCAAAACAATGGTTCACAACATGCAGGGATTTTGTTCTTGCACTTGTCATTTTTCTTCTACACCCAACAGTGAGagtgaaaaaccaaaaataccCTTATGTATATAGCCTatatggattgtcaatccgtaaggTCATTACGGATTGCCAACCCTCCAAGTCACAAAACCCAATCAAAACCCCTAAGCACTTCATCATGGACCTTACACAAACCACGCCCACTCCCTCCCCCTCCCTGGCCAGCACCGTCACAAGGATCTCAGTAGCCTCGCGTGACTCCGGCGTGGCAATGCCATCGAGCGGGACGAGAGGAAGGGTGATGGCCATGAAGGACACAAGGGAGGAGAGTGCTATGGGGTCCAACCTCGCCTTGGAGGCGTCGAGGGCAGAGATGGTGGCGGCAAAGTATGCGGGTGGCATGAGGGGGAGGCGCTCCGTGGCAAGGTTGGAGCAAAGGGGGACAACAGTGGTGAGGTGGTGGTGCTGCGATGTGGCGGAGTTGGTGTAGCGGTTCATGAGCTGCTAACAGAGGTCCGTGCCATCCTTGAATGGTTTCATGTGTTCATCTTCCATGCATTTGAATGGTTTGGAGAATTTTGTTCCACCGGTGGGTGTGTGGATGGGGAAGGTAAGACCATTACGGATTCGCAATCCATAAGGCCATTATGAATTCGTAATCCATAAGAATCATACGAATTGTTAATCTATATGTTttggaatattttaaaaaaggataattttataatatttcaaaaagtGTTGGGTGTAGAAGATTTTCTTATGGTGTAGGAAAAAAATCCCTAACATGCACCTTTTTCCCTTGATTTAGCCCACAAACAATTCAAAGATATACTACAAAGAAACACAAATCGCTTACGGTTATATATTAacataagatttcttttttaaaaaaattactattgattttaaaactttaaaagtCTGGAGATAAAAATTGATGgcataataactaaaatttgataaaatataatatttaaataagattttaaaaaataagattgttattgatttaatagtttaaaataaaaatgtcaagagagaaaaatagattttatactaactaaaatttagtcaaatataattttagatcagatttcttgtaaaaaatagacaataatctattttttatagACAAATTAGATATCGATCCCATGCTCATGCTCCTCCATTGTGAttctataattatataaaataaatagtaaaacaaGATCAATCTACAACCATGCTTACACACGTGcctaactttttcattttttggggGATACATAATCATTTTCGTTCTAAATATGTAAAACACTGACAAATTCATccccaaaagataaaaactcaaattttagtttctagaagtaaaaaataaaatgtgataAATTCATTCATCTATTTAACTTTTGTTTGTTACTGTTaatgaaagaataaaatgtCAACAAATGATTGTCAACATGGCTGTTGAataaattagaccaaaatgtcagtaagtttccattggaccaaaatgtctGTAAGTTTTCATTGGACTAATTTATCAGACCTCAAATCTCGTTTCATTTAaggataaatatataatttaatctttatctttcatccccattttttttatcgttgCAAGCATATATTACaataaacacataaaaataggaaaacaagcataagttagaacaaacatgataataagcataatattgattGATAAGCATAATCTATATGTTGCTATGAAATTTCTAATGTGATACTATCTTGCCCAAAATATAATACTCAAACAAAAATGCATAGCCATTAAGTCaattcttacaaataaaaacaTTGTAACAATTGTAATAGTGTAacaatcatttcattttttataaggaTTAACTTAATGGTAGTGTCTTTTTGTTTGAGTCTCATATTTTAGGTAAGGTATTGTCACATTAGAAATTTCATAGCAACAAACAGATTAtacttattaatcaatattatacttattattatatttgttctaacttatgtttgtttccctatatttttaaagtgtttattgtaatgttatgtttgtaatgataaaaagaagggagatgaaaattaaattatattatactcttaaatgaaataaaatttggggtctgataaattagtaaaatagAAACCTACTGACATTTTGGTCAAATTTATTCAGCAACCATGTTGACAATTATTTTTGCGACATTTTCGCCCCTCTGTGTCACATATATAAGCTCTTTCATTAACAATAACGGACAAAAGTTAATGGATGGATTGATTTATCGTATTATTTCACTTTCGgggactaaaatttaaatttttgtcttttgaaaatgaatttgtCAACACTCTAcacatttaaggataaaaatgagtatttttcctttttttttacaaactttgaCTGCGTTTAGCAAAATTAgctgaaaaattaaatgatagttGAAAAACTAGTTGGTAGTTGAATGTTAGAAGCTAGTAGCTGAAAACTAAAAAACTTgtctattaaattataagtattcaaTAAAACAATTGTTGAAATAgttgaaaagtgtaaaataacaaaaattaatattaaaatcgtgatttatttaaaaagagtaaCAAGGAAATTAGATAATGTATCgaggataaaatgaaaggaaatatAAAAAAGCTAGATGTTAGAAGTTagcgttttaaaaaaatattacttcaagtaatatttcaaaaaacattaCTTCAAGTAACGTTTCAAAAATTgctaaaaatcactaaaaaaaatttgtttattaaacagtcaaataagtttttcagctagtaaaaaaattaactaaaatacctTGTCCAACATATTCATACCTAAAGTTGATAAATTTGATATAGGCGATCATTTGAAAATGGAATGTTTGTTAAACCTAGTAAAGATTGATCTCaataattattgaattaaattttttgaaaaagtctcgggGGCCCAATCCCGAATATTGAACCTTGATCCGACCCTGCTTGGGAGAGAACTTAACTATTGCACAAAGGATGGTAGATAAGGAGATGACACATGCCAGTATGATACCACAAACAAACACTAATGAGTATagttatcaaactctcgagttaactcgCTAATTCTTACAAGTTTAAGTTTATGAGTTCACTTATACTCTGTGGGTTGACTCGTGTGTAAACTCTATTTTAGTAAACTCGATAAATTCTAAGTAAGCTCGATAGACTCTCAAGTTTACCATTGAGTCagcaagttaaaaaattataccaaaatataagtcattttgGATTATTTTCTGTATGTTTAATGTTCAACATATCTCTATTTAGTGTGTTATTCCCcgaattaaaaaatcattacttTTAATAACACAAAATCCTTAATGAGAATGTTATATCACTAATATGACATCTACAAGTTATTAACTAATAGTGATGCATTACTAAACTTggttatttaagtattgtgaaatttatgatttactattttgctttattatattgttgaaatgtttaattgataaattatttataaatattttgtcattatttttatatgaaataaacTCTTACGAGTTAATAAGTTGAATTCACAAGTTGAGTTTATAAAACTCTCATGAGTGTGCATAAACTCTTGAATTTGATAACCTTTGTTAATTAGTATTATTTGGAatgattatttcttttaatcacATAATAAGTAATTAACGAGTGTTTCGTACATGACAATaagggaaaaaataattttatatttttaaagaataaaaataaaaaaaaatacaaaattttatatttggaaTGATTTCAATAATCCAAACTTTTTTGTTCATATAAGTTGGATTCATCGGATTGTTAGATTGATTTGTACCTATGAAACCCCTAATTAATCATGTATTAGCAGCATTATCATgcaatttatttaaactttaataagaagaaattgaaaaaaatgcactaatTCCCAAATTGATGCTTATAAAATAGCAATgaagtttaataataaaaacataagagaGTAAAACAACCAAATATCAAAACAATTTTAGGAAGAAAGTGTTGGAAGAGAGTGTAacatttctctttttataatttagatcAGCAACGTGACacatttctctttttataatttagatcAGCAACGTGACACATTTCTCACGTGTCCATGTTTCTCTAGGGGCAATATGGGCACCTACAAATTGAGCATGCTCGCCTGAAGATGACAGATCTATCTAAAATCTTGCCGTCTTCTGCTCTCTCtatatttcttttctctctctataaaTAAGCAACCTTTACCTCATAACCTTTCTTAATCTCATCAAATCAAACCCTTTTTCAACGCTCACATATAAATTTCTGCCACCAAATCCTTCCCACTCTCCTCAATTCTATTCATCTCAACTCAACAATCTCTCAGATCcgtgaaacaaaaacaaaaacaaaaaattcgaAAACCCTAGTTCTATACATATATTAAGGAAAAAAAGGTCTGATAGATACCCATTGTCAATAAGATCTAACTCGTCACAGACAGATTTCCCCACAATTTCTTCTTAACAATTTTAACCTGATTGCGGGGAAAAAGATTGCcctttattgattttttttgtcaaataaaatTGTGTATAAAACCATCTGTGATCTGGGTTCTTTTGcgtattttgttagtttttaaaGGGAAATTGAGGATTTTGGTACTGATTACTGTGGAACATGGTGGTTTTTCGATCTGGGTTCTTTTAAAAATGGGTTCTTTTGCGCATTTTGTTACTTTTTGCAAGGAAAATTGAGGGTTTTGGTACTGATTACTTTGGAACATGGTGGTTTTTGTTGATGGGCAGCTTTTTGCTGGTTTTGAGGCATTGCATTAAATTGGATTTTGATTATTCATGGCTGAACAAGCATTGGAAGGTAGCCAACCTGTGGATTTAACAAAGCACCCTTCTGGGATTGTGCCTACCCTTCAGTGAGTATCACTTTTCTTTGAAGTGAATGCTTCTTTGGATTGCAATTGCAAGCATGAGATGGGTAACTGTGTTGTTTGCAACAATGTGTTTTAGTTGCTTCAAATGATTAAATGAAAGTTTGAAGTTGTGGCCTGTGGGTTTTTTCTCACGAGTAATAAACAGGTTTCGTCCAAATCCAAGTGATCCCCCGTGTATGATATTGGGATTACTATTTGCAATGATGATAAAATTAACTCTTTTTTTGATGGGTTAtactgttatccaaattaaccTCGTGTGGATCAGATGGGTTTACCAGTGTTTGGGCTAAAGATTCGTAGTTGGTCAATGTACCATTTACTTGTATTCCAATGGCAACTATTACTTCAAAACAGAAAATGTTTTGCTTGAGATTTACCTGTAAATGATCAGTCCTATTTTCTATATATGTCAGCATTCaagttcaaattcaaattcaaatctgATATATATTACTATATGGGAATTCTTAgctcaattcaaaatttcagccaTCAGAACTAAGTGAATGAGGTTTGAGGGGCATGTCCATTATAGATGGAAGTTATACTCTAATGTGGAATTCCTTGTAGAGTTGTTGTGTATTCCATGATCCTTCAAAGATGAGCTCAAAATATATGCAGATTATGCTCAATACATTTGTTATGTAAATTTTATGTTAAGTACTTAGACTGGATAATGATTGCTTATGTCTGCATTGGAATATCTAAAATCGTTTACTATTTATACTGCCAGAAATATTGTGTCAACGGTCAGTTTGGACTGTAAGTTGGAGCTTAAATCAATTGCACTTCAAGCTCGTAATGCAGAATACAATCCCAAGGTAAATTTTGCCTGTTGGTTGTGAATTCCTCCCATCTCTGTGTGTGTACGTGCATGTGTACACTGTGTTGCTTTTTGCCTTGCAATTACAGCAAAGGTTGGCTTGGTTTTGGTTCAGTTCCGAAATTGTCTCTTGCTTCTAAAATATTACAGTTTTCTATTCCGGTAAAGGATAGGTTGATCTATGATTTCTGTTAATGTTTCTATTGATTCAAACCACTTATCACTACACTTTTGCTATCtgaaatcaataattaatttgcaTGCTAGATATGTCTTTATGCTGATTGGTCATTTGTCTGCAATGCTAAAGTCTATGGTTTGAATCTTTGTAGCGTTTTGCTGCTGTTATTATGAGGATCAGGGAACCAAAAACTACTGCACTCATTTTTGCATCTGGCAAGATGGTATGTTCTATTCGTTGAATCTGGTACTTCTGTCCGATTTAGTTGGAGTTGCAtgaattattgaaattaatgtGAGTTCACAACTAACTGATAGAAATCAGTTGATGATTTGCAcacaaaaaagtatataaagaaactattctttttttctttttacaagaATAAAGAAACCattctatttatataaatattctgCAATTCGTAATTTGACAACTGTGCCTTTGTCATGGTAGCTTATTTTATTGTGGTTTTCATTGTTTGTCTAAAAATTCGTGCAGGTGAAGTTGTACGTTTAGTTCTAGTTGTCTGGTTCTGTTATTGAATTCCCTTGTCCTGTGTTTTAGTTAACTATGCTGAGAAGTTTGATGGGCAGGCATTTGGACACTAGTTCCAAGGGAATGCTATATTTATACAATTCATAGTTGTCCATTTTCCACTAGTTTACCATTATAGGTGCTTGTAATGTGGCTGCAGAGTTAACATTACGAAGGATCCCACCCCTCTCCCCTCACCAACACCTTTTTTTTAAGGGCTTCTGTTCATTCACTCACAAAAACAAACCGATTCATCAAGTTGCTTCACTTGCTTGTGATGGGCTTCTATTTCTTATGCTTTTTCCCCTCTAAATTTAAATGGCATGGTTAGGTCTGTACTGGAGCTAAGAGCGAGCAACAGTCTAAATTGGCGGCAAGGAAGGTATGCTAATGCTCCTCCTCTCATCTTGTAAGCTCATTCATACTGTATATTATTGAAATTTCTCAAGTGGAGGTTGATTGACCGGAGAATCTTGCCATTATTTTAGCTTGGCTTGGAGCTTATTCTTTCTGTAGTTTGTAGAAAAATAAGCTCCTTAAACCAATGGAGGGGGTGGATGCTTTTGTTGTTCTCTTCACTTAGTAGAAGCATGACCCTCACATTTTATTCttgaaaatttattgaattttctctcttttcagtATGCTAGAATTATCCAAAAGCTTGGTTTCCCAGCTAAATTTAAGGTACAACATCCGCTCTGAAAATTTTGTCAGTTGTTTTCCACTCTACAGAAGTAGTTTGTGATCATTgacttattccttttttttcttttttgtgctttAGGATTTTAAGATTCAGAATATTGTTGGCTCTTGTGATGTAAAGTTCCCCATTCGACTGGAGGGTCTTGCCTATTCCCATGGTGCTTTCTCAAGTGTAAGTGTGAAATGTTATAATCTTCTGTTCTTCCTGGTGAATTTCTTGGAAAAATGGTCTACAAATTCCTGTCCTAGTTATCAGTACTATATATGGTCCTCTTAACATGGGTTATTCTATATGATGTTGTACATGAGTTGAtgaattgtcttttgtttttccttaattaatatttcttattcTTCCGGTGAGTCTTATTTGAAAAACGGTTATCATTGCTCAATTGTTATTTGTTGTTAGGCAATCACATCTTGGTGTTTGGTATCATATGACATAATTTCTATGTTGTTTCCTTGAACTATATACCTGATGTCAGTGGTGTGAAATATTCTATACTGAAAAACTGTATTCCATAACAGGTGTAAACTTTGCAAAACATGGATTCAATTAGTACAAACGCAAAACCATTCTTGATTTCCATGTTAGCCAAAGGACCACAAATCtggttttattaattttcaataatcaGAGGTTGTGTTAACCCTATGATATCCATTTCAACTTCACTTTTGCAGATACTTATATGTTTTAAAAGTGTTGgaagtttttataattataaccgGAAGAATTGAGTGGGGAAGTATTTTTTTGCCATGGTGTTTGTGTTGTAAAGAGCATAGATGATGGAAATAGCCATTTTAAGTTGTGTTTCTGCTTTCCTGGCTTCTTTCTACATAATAAATGTTTAAGGAATGATTAGCATGTGTTGAACTTGTTTGTTCTTGTTGGTAGTATGAACCAGAGTTGTTTCCTGGACTAATCTATCGCATGAAGCAACCCAAGATAGTCTTGCTTATATTTGTCTCTGGAAAAATTGTTCTGACGGGAGCCAAGGTATAATAATGGTCTTGGATCTTCccatgtaattttacattttggcATTTTCCGGCTGATGTTTTCATTTTGGTTTCTTTAGGTTAGAGATGAGACTTACACAGCCTTTGAGAACATATATCCAGTGCTTACTGAGTTCAGGAAAAACCAACAATGGTATGGAAGCGGCTCTTTTTCAGTTGTTATAGGATATACATGTTGTAATCCCTGGACTAGGAATATAATGAATCAATATCATTGTctctattattttgttttcttccttcaGCTATCAGAATATGATTGCATCAGATGTAGGGCTGAGGTTTTCTTAATTGAAATGAAGAAACCCTTAATGCAGTTTTTGTTCTGGGTCATACATATATTTGTAGAAGTGTTGATGTTACATGTGATTTAACTACAAAAAGAAACTGAAATCTTAGTTTCTTGTGACTGCATTTTCTTGGTGTTGTGTTTGGAGGTACTCAGTGTGATTAGTAGTGTGTCTGAAGTTTATCTTGTTAGTTCTGATTTCTTGGAATATTTGCTATTAATGGCAGATTACTGTCAAGAGAGCAGGAGCAAGGTTTCCTGGTAGAGAAGATTGCGGAACACCGGCTTGAATTGATTGAACTGTAAATATGAAGACAAGAGATATCTGTAATCTGGATTGAGTTTTAATAAGACATCCCTTTTTGTTCttgtctttttctctctttaaaaaaaagaggaTCCTGCTTTAGTAAagtggaaggaaaaaaaactgtGTATTGAATTTGacactgaaaaaaaaagagatttagAAGAGgcagaatagaaaagaaaaagtgagaaaTTCTAAGCTTGTTTAGGTATGGTTAACTCAAGTAAGCAAGATCTCTCACCATTAGTGCGATGCAAATCATTAATATCTT
Encoded proteins:
- the LOC114396701 gene encoding TATA-box-binding protein-like is translated as MAEQALEGSQPVDLTKHPSGIVPTLQNIVSTVSLDCKLELKSIALQARNAEYNPKRFAAVIMRIREPKTTALIFASGKMVCTGAKSEQQSKLAARKYARIIQKLGFPAKFKDFKIQNIVGSCDVKFPIRLEGLAYSHGAFSSYEPELFPGLIYRMKQPKIVLLIFVSGKIVLTGAKVRDETYTAFENIYPVLTEFRKNQQ